The Roseibaca calidilacus genome has a window encoding:
- the choV gene encoding choline ABC transporter ATP-binding protein: MTDPAVRFQNVSIVFGSNPYKAIPLMETGQSRDAIKEKTGQVLGVHDCSLDVAPGEIVVLMGLSGSGKSTLLRAVNGLNPIVQGDVLVHDGDGLVSVPNANRATLRRLRTQTVAMVFQQFGLLPWRSVRENVGLGLELAGMGKRARHEKIDTQLELVGLTQWADQPVSALSGGMQQRVGLARAFATDAPVLLMDEPFSALDPLIRARLQDELLELQDRLKRTIIFVSHDLDEAFKLGNRIAILEGGRMIQCGTPAQIFQSPANQYVADFVANMNPLGVLRARDALVHASALGTPTRSVPADMPIREVMAQFDGQHDMLAVSDGDATLGRVTRASVLSALSATRGVIADRG, encoded by the coding sequence ATGACTGATCCTGCCGTTCGGTTTCAGAATGTCTCTATCGTGTTTGGCTCGAACCCCTACAAGGCGATCCCGCTGATGGAAACCGGCCAAAGCCGCGACGCCATCAAGGAAAAAACGGGCCAGGTTCTGGGCGTGCATGATTGCTCCCTCGATGTGGCGCCGGGAGAGATTGTTGTCCTGATGGGCTTGTCGGGGTCCGGCAAATCCACGCTGTTGCGCGCGGTCAACGGGCTGAACCCCATCGTGCAGGGCGATGTGCTGGTCCATGATGGCGACGGGCTGGTCAGTGTGCCAAATGCAAACCGCGCCACGCTACGCCGATTGCGCACGCAGACGGTCGCAATGGTGTTCCAGCAATTCGGGCTGCTGCCATGGCGCTCTGTGCGGGAAAATGTCGGGCTGGGGCTGGAACTGGCGGGCATGGGCAAACGCGCCCGGCACGAGAAGATCGACACGCAGCTAGAGCTTGTCGGCCTGACGCAATGGGCAGACCAACCTGTCAGCGCGCTGTCAGGGGGTATGCAGCAACGTGTCGGGCTGGCCCGCGCCTTTGCCACCGATGCGCCGGTTTTGCTGATGGACGAGCCCTTCTCGGCGCTGGACCCGCTGATCCGCGCGCGGCTGCAAGATGAATTGCTGGAACTGCAAGATCGGCTGAAACGCACAATCATCTTTGTCAGCCACGATCTGGACGAGGCGTTCAAGCTGGGCAACCGCATTGCCATTCTGGAAGGTGGGCGGATGATCCAATGCGGCACGCCCGCGCAGATCTTCCAAAGCCCGGCGAACCAGTATGTGGCCGATTTCGTTGCCAATATGAACCCGCTTGGCGTGCTGCGCGCACGCGACGCGTTGGTCCATGCAAGTGCCTTGGGCACGCCGACGCGCAGCGTTCCGGCCGATATGCCCATCCGCGAGGTCATGGCGCAATTCGACGGCCAACACGACATGCTTGCCGTGTCGGACGGGGACGCAACATTGGGCCGGGTCACGCGGGCATCTGTCTTGTCGGCGCTGTCGGCCACGCGCGGGGTCATCGCGGACCGGGGATAA
- the choW gene encoding choline ABC transporter permease subunit translates to MADAFTQPIIDAKIPVGRVVAMGFEWLQDTFITAFDALELTLRSMIGGLETALIEPHPFIVIAAFGAVTWLLQRKWVSVLVVVLCAVFALNQGYWDLTMQTLTLVLASCVVCMGVGVPLGIYAAHHPKFYRALTPVLDLMQTLPVFVYLIPVLVLFGLGMVPGLVATVIFAMPAAIRLTELGIRSTPRALSEAATAFGATTAQRIFKVELPFAFPQIMAGLNQTIMLSLSMVVIAGLVGAPGLGVSIVRALNTVNAALGFEAGAVIVAVAIMLDRMLRVEAVR, encoded by the coding sequence ATGGCCGACGCATTCACCCAACCCATTATTGACGCCAAGATCCCGGTGGGCCGCGTGGTCGCCATGGGGTTCGAATGGCTGCAAGACACATTCATCACCGCGTTCGACGCGCTGGAACTGACCTTGCGCAGCATGATCGGCGGCTTGGAAACCGCGCTGATCGAACCGCATCCGTTCATCGTGATCGCGGCCTTTGGGGCCGTGACATGGCTGTTGCAGCGCAAATGGGTGTCGGTTCTGGTCGTGGTGCTATGCGCGGTATTCGCGTTGAACCAAGGCTATTGGGATTTGACCATGCAAACGCTGACGCTGGTTCTGGCGTCTTGCGTCGTGTGCATGGGGGTGGGTGTGCCCTTGGGCATTTACGCCGCGCATCATCCGAAATTCTACCGCGCCTTGACGCCTGTTCTGGACCTGATGCAAACGCTGCCGGTATTCGTCTACCTTATCCCGGTGCTGGTGCTGTTCGGGCTGGGCATGGTGCCGGGGTTGGTGGCGACCGTCATTTTCGCCATGCCCGCCGCAATCCGGCTGACGGAACTTGGCATCCGCTCGACCCCGCGCGCGCTGTCAGAGGCCGCGACCGCCTTTGGCGCGACCACGGCACAACGCATTTTCAAGGTGGAACTGCCCTTCGCCTTTCCGCAGATCATGGCAGGGCTGAACCAGACGATCATGCTGTCGCTGTCGATGGTCGTGATCGCGGGGCTGGTGGGCGCGCCGGGTTTGGGCGTGTCGATCGTGCGCGCACTGAACACGGTGAACGCGGCGCTGGGGTTTGAAGCAGGTGCGGTGATCGTGGCCGTCGCCATCATGCTGGACCGCATGTTGCGGGTGGAGGCGGTGCGATGA
- the betI gene encoding choline-responsive transcriptional repressor BetI produces the protein MEPIRRDALIKAAIVEIGQAGSLDVTVSRIAKRAGMSSALAHHYFGSKEAMFLAAMRHVLSVYGAEIRGALVACDTPRDRLRALVRVSFTGSNFRREVVAAWLNFYVLAQRQDDAARLLRIYQARLRSNLRDALRPLVGPRAGVLADGAAAMIDGAYLFEALGTGEPDSTRVCEQVQVWLDAAIDGGHP, from the coding sequence ATGGAACCTATCAGGCGCGATGCGCTTATCAAAGCCGCTATTGTCGAGATCGGGCAAGCGGGGTCTTTGGATGTGACCGTTAGCCGAATTGCCAAGCGCGCGGGCATGTCTTCGGCGCTGGCACACCATTATTTCGGGTCGAAAGAAGCGATGTTTCTGGCCGCCATGCGCCATGTGCTGTCAGTCTATGGCGCTGAAATTCGCGGCGCGCTGGTTGCCTGTGACACGCCGCGCGACCGGCTGCGCGCGCTGGTGCGCGTGTCCTTCACCGGCAGTAATTTTCGGCGCGAGGTGGTCGCGGCATGGCTGAATTTCTACGTTCTGGCGCAGCGTCAGGATGATGCCGCGCGGCTGCTGCGCATTTATCAAGCGCGGCTGCGGTCGAACCTGCGCGACGCGCTTCGCCCGCTTGTGGGTCCGCGCGCGGGCGTCTTGGCCGATGGCGCAGCGGCTATGATCGACGGGGCCTATCTGTTCGAGGCCCTTGGCACCGGAGAGCCGGACAGCACCCGCGTCTGCGAACAGGTGCAGGTCTGGCTGGACGCCGCAATAGACGGGGGGCACCCATGA
- the choX gene encoding choline ABC transporter substrate-binding protein — MTLRMTTLAAAVFAAGPAFAECNSVTFSDVGWTDITATTAVATTLLDALGYNTNTLVLSVPVTYTSMANGDVDVFLGNWMPTMEADIAPYREAGTVETLRRNLAGAKYTLATNAAGAALGITDFASIAAQSDALDGKIYGIEPGNDGNRLILDMIAADAFGLSGFEVVESSEQGMLSQVARADRRDEPVVFLGWEPHPMNAAYDMTYLAGGDDWFGPNFGGAEVYTNTRAGFAQECPNIGAFLNNLEFSLAMENEIMGAILNDGTMPEAAASAWLSANTGAIGPWLDGVTTADGGDAMDAVMAALN; from the coding sequence ATGACCCTTCGTATGACGACACTTGCCGCCGCCGTTTTTGCCGCGGGGCCAGCCTTTGCCGAGTGCAACTCTGTCACGTTTTCCGATGTGGGCTGGACCGATATTACCGCCACCACCGCCGTCGCCACCACGCTGCTGGACGCTTTGGGCTACAACACCAACACGCTGGTTCTGTCGGTGCCGGTGACTTATACATCCATGGCCAATGGCGATGTCGATGTATTCCTTGGCAACTGGATGCCCACGATGGAAGCCGACATTGCCCCCTATCGTGAGGCCGGCACTGTCGAGACCCTGCGCCGCAACCTGGCGGGCGCGAAATACACGCTGGCCACCAATGCAGCAGGTGCTGCGCTGGGCATCACCGATTTCGCCAGCATCGCCGCGCAGTCGGACGCGCTGGATGGCAAGATTTACGGTATCGAGCCGGGCAATGACGGCAACCGCCTGATCCTTGACATGATCGCGGCAGACGCCTTCGGGCTGTCGGGCTTCGAAGTGGTCGAAAGCTCTGAACAAGGGATGCTGAGCCAAGTCGCCCGCGCCGACCGCCGGGATGAACCGGTTGTGTTCCTGGGGTGGGAGCCGCACCCGATGAACGCCGCCTACGACATGACATATCTGGCCGGGGGCGATGATTGGTTCGGCCCCAACTTCGGCGGGGCAGAGGTGTACACCAACACCCGCGCGGGCTTTGCACAGGAATGCCCCAATATCGGCGCGTTCCTGAACAATCTGGAATTTTCGCTGGCCATGGAAAACGAGATCATGGGCGCGATCCTGAATGACGGCACCATGCCCGAAGCCGCCGCCAGCGCGTGGCTGTCGGCCAACACCGGCGCTATCGGCCCATGGCTGGACGGTGTGACCACCGCCGATGGCGGTGACGCCATGGACGCCGTCATGGCCGCGCTGAACTGA
- a CDS encoding YSC84-related protein, with the protein MTQISRRAFTLAGLAGIGSGLAACGNPIGGEGAARLDARVDAARDYLRNNYPGLEELFDKSRGILYIPVVTEAGLFVGGSYGRGALRIDDASVDYYQATRASLGLQIGAQQYAHALFFMTEQALSDFRYSEGWAASADLRYATPTRGGSLGAETTTQFAPVIAVVFGQSGILAGASLAGVKYARIIP; encoded by the coding sequence ATGACACAGATTAGCAGACGAGCCTTCACGCTCGCGGGGTTGGCGGGTATCGGATCGGGTTTGGCGGCCTGCGGCAACCCGATTGGCGGCGAAGGTGCGGCGCGGCTTGATGCGCGCGTCGATGCGGCACGCGACTACCTGCGCAACAATTACCCCGGCTTGGAAGAACTGTTCGATAAATCGCGCGGTATCCTGTATATCCCCGTCGTTACCGAAGCGGGGCTGTTCGTCGGCGGCTCTTATGGGCGCGGGGCGCTGCGCATTGACGATGCAAGCGTGGATTACTACCAAGCCACGCGCGCCAGCTTGGGGCTGCAAATCGGCGCACAGCAATACGCACATGCGCTGTTTTTCATGACCGAACAGGCGCTGTCGGATTTTCGGTATTCCGAAGGCTGGGCCGCAAGTGCCGACCTGCGCTACGCCACGCCAACGCGGGGTGGATCGCTTGGGGCCGAAACCACGACTCAATTCGCCCCTGTGATTGCAGTCGTGTTCGGTCAGTCCGGTATCTTGGCCGGTGCATCGCTGGCAGGCGTCAAGTACGCTCGCATCATCCCGTGA
- the hemB gene encoding porphobilinogen synthase — translation MHTPAPYPAARMRRLRRTRALREMVQENGLTAGDLIWPVFIRDGEGIEEPIPSLPGVNRLSLDRLLPAAERALTLGIPAICLFPYTAQELRTEDCAEAWNPENLTNRAIRMLKAELPDLMVMTDIALDPYNANGHDGFVVDGCILNDETVDALVKMGLAQAEAGADILGPSDMMDGRIGALRTAMEAAGHRDVAILSYAAKFASGFYGPFRDAVGAGARLVGDKATYQINPANREEALACVARDLAEGADMVMVKPGMPYLDICRAVKDRFARPTFAYQVSGEYAMLMAAAQNGWLDGDKVMLESLLAFKRAGCDGILTYFAPRVAESLRK, via the coding sequence ATGCACACGCCCGCCCCCTACCCTGCCGCCCGCATGCGCCGCCTGCGCCGCACCCGCGCCCTGCGCGAGATGGTGCAAGAAAACGGGCTGACGGCGGGCGACCTGATCTGGCCGGTTTTCATTCGCGATGGCGAGGGGATAGAGGAACCGATCCCATCTCTGCCGGGGGTGAACCGCCTGTCGCTGGACCGCCTGCTGCCCGCCGCCGAGCGGGCACTGACCCTTGGTATTCCGGCGATTTGCCTGTTTCCCTATACTGCGCAAGAGCTGCGCACCGAAGATTGCGCCGAAGCGTGGAACCCAGAAAACCTGACCAATCGCGCAATCCGCATGCTGAAGGCCGAATTGCCGGACCTGATGGTCATGACCGATATCGCGCTGGACCCGTATAACGCCAACGGCCATGACGGGTTCGTTGTGGATGGGTGCATCCTGAACGATGAAACCGTCGATGCGCTGGTCAAGATGGGGCTGGCGCAGGCCGAAGCGGGGGCCGATATCCTTGGCCCCTCCGACATGATGGATGGCCGCATCGGCGCGCTGCGCACCGCGATGGAGGCCGCAGGGCACCGCGATGTGGCGATCCTGTCCTACGCTGCCAAATTCGCCAGCGGGTTTTACGGGCCATTCCGCGACGCGGTCGGCGCAGGCGCGCGGTTGGTGGGCGACAAGGCAACCTACCAGATCAACCCTGCCAACCGCGAAGAGGCCTTGGCCTGCGTCGCCCGCGATCTGGCCGAAGGGGCAGATATGGTCATGGTCAAACCGGGCATGCCGTATCTGGACATTTGCCGCGCGGTGAAGGACCGCTTCGCGCGCCCGACCTTCGCCTATCAGGTCTCTGGCGAATATGCGATGCTGATGGCGGCGGCGCAGAATGGCTGGCTGGATGGCGACAAGGTCATGCTGGAAAGCCTGCTGGCCTTCAAACGCGCGGGCTGTGACGGGATTTTGACCTATTTCGCCCCGCGTGTCGCCGAATCCTTGCGCAAGTAA